A portion of the Gadus macrocephalus chromosome 10, ASM3116895v1 genome contains these proteins:
- the shtn3 gene encoding shootin-1 isoform X1: MEHCEQNGDPQMENEQCSRLVEERDEAERQLKHIKRVSQMVIEEVNVLQTQLEIEKSCRENAEALATKLNSENRKLKYLSLSSRTSLDEMLPSVTLEEVSDASDTSPDSFTHYQQQVKELRETVNTLLEDKKESVCQIHDQQRQIEELTAQSERERAEMKELRETIEQQSKTIKRFNRVSMMATQEYGGLRDQLELEQSLRVEAETFAHEMLVKQKEANRQSVILMQNAEPSMQLLKALEDIATVTKTLEDERLQHQQKVQALEAELQQSALQGELESLRRQVDLLDEERKDVEVRLEQEKKEVQGRLEHAEKRSQELEERVLELQEAQKTDGSSSATVATGAGAPPPPPGVAPPPAPPPPPPPPPPPPPPPPPPPPSRCNPLSSLIAIMRKGSKNTKGSQKAEETPAAAGGEDVKSKAVNEMMERIKHGVVLRPVKSKDSKRAAVKQPPVSEESALGAKPQESAMEELMGILETVKRSPSRGSQEQAAAAAPPAPAPPPLGKKDSELEVILRRRRNRAGEPGGEKEGQMVHVSSSDSLNGRRTSSDSSGKEPDSAGGLGAPADPAGSRVSPDGRGSGPGPVVPRRKSSDTGKEPRGASWQERRSCTSLPENEAPESPVSNGCTVSGGEDDEKSNGGDHNGSSDSTHLATPPCAPANGSPEAEC, encoded by the exons tgtctcAGATGGTGATCGAGGAGGTGAACGTCCTGCAGACTCAGCTGGAGATCGAGAAGTCATGTAGGGAGAACGCAGAGGCCCTGGCCACaaag CTGAACAGTGAGAACCGGAAGTTGAAGTATCTAAGCCTATCGTCTCGGACCAGTCTGGACGAGATGCTGCCCAGCGTCACCCTGGAGGAGGTTTCAGACGCCTCCGACACCAGCCCAGACTCATTCACCCACTACCAGCAACAGGTCAAAG AGCTTCGGGAGACAGTGAACACACTTCTGGAGGACAAGAAGGAGTCAGTCTGTCAGATCCACGACCagcagagacagatagaggagCTCACTGCACAG tcagagagagagcgggccgAGATGAAAGAGCTTCGGGAAACTATCGAGCAGCAGAGTAAAACCATCAAGAGGTTCAACAGAG TGTCCATGATGGCGACCCAGGAGTACGGGGGCCTCAGAGAccagctggagctggagcagagCCTCAGGGTGGAGGCGGAGACCTTCGCCCACGAG aTGCTGGTGAAGCAGAAGGAGGCCAACAGGCAGAGTGTGATCCTGATGCAGAATGCAGAGCCCAGCATGCAGCTGCTCAAGGCCCTGGAGGACATCGCCACGGTTACGAAGACGCTGGAGGACGAGAGGCTGCAGCATCAGCAGAAG GTGCAAGCGCTAGAGGCTGAGCTCCAGCAGAGTGCCCTGCAGGGGGAACTAGAGAGCCTGAGGAGGCAGGTGGACCtcctggacgaggagaggaAGGATGTGGAGGTTCgcctggagcaggagaagaaggaggtgcAGGGACGCCTGGAGCATGCAGAGAAGAGGagccaggagctggaggagagag TACTGGAGCTGCAGGAGGCCCAGAAGACAGACGGCTCCTCCTCTGCTACCGTGGCAACCGGCGccggggccccgcccccgccaccTGGGGTCGCCCCTCCCCcggctcccccacccccaccccctcctccccctcctccccctccaccgcccccgccccctcccccctcccgctgCAACCCCCTCAG CTCTCTGATAGCAATCATGAGGAAAGGTTCAAAAAATACCAAGGGATCTCAGAAGGCTGAAGAGACTCCGG CTGCTGCGGGCGGTGAGGACGTGAAGTCGAAGGCCGTGAACGAGATGATGGAGAGGATCAAACACGGAGTGGTGCTGCGGCCCGTCAAATCCAAGGACAGCAAG AGGGCGGCAGTAAAA CAGCCTCCGGTGTCTGAGGAGAGTGCCCTCGGAGCCAAACCCCAGGAGAGCGCCATGGAAGAACTGATGGGCATTCTG gagacgGTGAAGAGGAGCCCCAGCCGTGGGTCCCAGGAGCAGGCGGCCGCCGCGGCACCCCCtgccccggctcctccccctctgggGAAGAAGGACAGCGAGCTGGAGGTCATCCTGAGACGCAGACGCAACCGagcaggagaaccaggag gggagaaggagggccAGATGGTGCACGTCTCCTCCTCTGACAGCCTGAACGGGCGGAGGACCAGCTCAGATTCCTCTGGGAAGGAGCCCGACAGCGCCGGGGGTCTCGGGGCCCCCGCGGACCCCGCCGGCTCGCGGGTCAGCCCTGACGGACGGGGGTCCGGGCCAGGCCCCGTGGTGCCCCGGAGAAAGAGCTCCGACACCGGGAAGGAGCCCCGAGGAGCCTCCTGGCAGGAGAGGAGGTCGTGCACCTCCTTACCCGAGAATGAGGCCCCGGAGTCGCCCGTCAGCAACGGCTGCACCGTCAg CGGAGGTGAAGATGACGAGAAGAGCAATGGAGGCGATCACAACGGCTCTAGCGACAGTACACACCTTGCCACGCCTCCTTGTGCTCCAGCCAATGGCAGCCCAGAAGCAGAGTGCTGA
- the shtn3 gene encoding shootin-1 isoform X3, with protein sequence MEHCEQNGDPQMENECSRLVEERDEAERQLKHIKRVSQMVIEEVNVLQTQLEIEKSCRENAEALATKLNSENRKLKYLSLSSRTSLDEMLPSVTLEEVSDASDTSPDSFTHYQQQVKELRETVNTLLEDKKESVCQIHDQQRQIEELTAQSERERAEMKELRETIEQQSKTIKRFNRVSMMATQEYGGLRDQLELEQSLRVEAETFAHEMLVKQKEANRQSVILMQNAEPSMQLLKALEDIATVTKTLEDERLQHQQKVQALEAELQQSALQGELESLRRQVDLLDEERKDVEVRLEQEKKEVQGRLEHAEKRSQELEERVLELQEAQKTDGSSSATVATGAGAPPPPPGVAPPPAPPPPPPPPPPPPPPPPPPPPSRCNPLSSLIAIMRKGSKNTKGSQKAEETPAAAGGEDVKSKAVNEMMERIKHGVVLRPVKSKDSKRAAVKQPPVSEESALGAKPQESAMEELMGILETVKRSPSRGSQEQAAAAAPPAPAPPPLGKKDSELEVILRRRRNRAGEPGGEKEGQMVHVSSSDSLNGRRTSSDSSGKEPDSAGGLGAPADPAGSRVSPDGRGSGPGPVVPRRKSSDTGKEPRGASWQERRSCTSLPENEAPESPVSNGCTVSGGEDDEKSNGGDHNGSSDSTHLATPPCAPANGSPEAEC encoded by the exons tgtctcAGATGGTGATCGAGGAGGTGAACGTCCTGCAGACTCAGCTGGAGATCGAGAAGTCATGTAGGGAGAACGCAGAGGCCCTGGCCACaaag CTGAACAGTGAGAACCGGAAGTTGAAGTATCTAAGCCTATCGTCTCGGACCAGTCTGGACGAGATGCTGCCCAGCGTCACCCTGGAGGAGGTTTCAGACGCCTCCGACACCAGCCCAGACTCATTCACCCACTACCAGCAACAGGTCAAAG AGCTTCGGGAGACAGTGAACACACTTCTGGAGGACAAGAAGGAGTCAGTCTGTCAGATCCACGACCagcagagacagatagaggagCTCACTGCACAG tcagagagagagcgggccgAGATGAAAGAGCTTCGGGAAACTATCGAGCAGCAGAGTAAAACCATCAAGAGGTTCAACAGAG TGTCCATGATGGCGACCCAGGAGTACGGGGGCCTCAGAGAccagctggagctggagcagagCCTCAGGGTGGAGGCGGAGACCTTCGCCCACGAG aTGCTGGTGAAGCAGAAGGAGGCCAACAGGCAGAGTGTGATCCTGATGCAGAATGCAGAGCCCAGCATGCAGCTGCTCAAGGCCCTGGAGGACATCGCCACGGTTACGAAGACGCTGGAGGACGAGAGGCTGCAGCATCAGCAGAAG GTGCAAGCGCTAGAGGCTGAGCTCCAGCAGAGTGCCCTGCAGGGGGAACTAGAGAGCCTGAGGAGGCAGGTGGACCtcctggacgaggagaggaAGGATGTGGAGGTTCgcctggagcaggagaagaaggaggtgcAGGGACGCCTGGAGCATGCAGAGAAGAGGagccaggagctggaggagagag TACTGGAGCTGCAGGAGGCCCAGAAGACAGACGGCTCCTCCTCTGCTACCGTGGCAACCGGCGccggggccccgcccccgccaccTGGGGTCGCCCCTCCCCcggctcccccacccccaccccctcctccccctcctccccctccaccgcccccgccccctcccccctcccgctgCAACCCCCTCAG CTCTCTGATAGCAATCATGAGGAAAGGTTCAAAAAATACCAAGGGATCTCAGAAGGCTGAAGAGACTCCGG CTGCTGCGGGCGGTGAGGACGTGAAGTCGAAGGCCGTGAACGAGATGATGGAGAGGATCAAACACGGAGTGGTGCTGCGGCCCGTCAAATCCAAGGACAGCAAG AGGGCGGCAGTAAAA CAGCCTCCGGTGTCTGAGGAGAGTGCCCTCGGAGCCAAACCCCAGGAGAGCGCCATGGAAGAACTGATGGGCATTCTG gagacgGTGAAGAGGAGCCCCAGCCGTGGGTCCCAGGAGCAGGCGGCCGCCGCGGCACCCCCtgccccggctcctccccctctgggGAAGAAGGACAGCGAGCTGGAGGTCATCCTGAGACGCAGACGCAACCGagcaggagaaccaggag gggagaaggagggccAGATGGTGCACGTCTCCTCCTCTGACAGCCTGAACGGGCGGAGGACCAGCTCAGATTCCTCTGGGAAGGAGCCCGACAGCGCCGGGGGTCTCGGGGCCCCCGCGGACCCCGCCGGCTCGCGGGTCAGCCCTGACGGACGGGGGTCCGGGCCAGGCCCCGTGGTGCCCCGGAGAAAGAGCTCCGACACCGGGAAGGAGCCCCGAGGAGCCTCCTGGCAGGAGAGGAGGTCGTGCACCTCCTTACCCGAGAATGAGGCCCCGGAGTCGCCCGTCAGCAACGGCTGCACCGTCAg CGGAGGTGAAGATGACGAGAAGAGCAATGGAGGCGATCACAACGGCTCTAGCGACAGTACACACCTTGCCACGCCTCCTTGTGCTCCAGCCAATGGCAGCCCAGAAGCAGAGTGCTGA
- the shtn3 gene encoding shootin-1 isoform X2 translates to MEHCEQNGDPQMENEQCSRLVEERDEAERQLKHIKRVSQMVIEEVNVLQTQLEIEKSCRENAEALATKLNSENRKLKYLSLSSRTSLDEMLPSVTLEEVSDASDTSPDSFTHYQQQVKELRETVNTLLEDKKESVCQIHDQQRQIEELTAQSERERAEMKELRETIEQQSKTIKRFNRVSMMATQEYGGLRDQLELEQSLRVEAETFAHEMLVKQKEANRQSVILMQNAEPSMQLLKALEDIATVTKTLEDERLQHQQKVQALEAELQQSALQGELESLRRQVDLLDEERKDVEVRLEQEKKEVQGRLEHAEKRSQELEERVLELQEAQKTDGSSSATVATGAGAPPPPPGVAPPPAPPPPPPPPPPPPPPPPPPPPSRCNPLSSLIAIMRKGSKNTKGSQKAEETPAAAGGEDVKSKAVNEMMERIKHGVVLRPVKSKDSKRAAVKPPVSEESALGAKPQESAMEELMGILETVKRSPSRGSQEQAAAAAPPAPAPPPLGKKDSELEVILRRRRNRAGEPGGEKEGQMVHVSSSDSLNGRRTSSDSSGKEPDSAGGLGAPADPAGSRVSPDGRGSGPGPVVPRRKSSDTGKEPRGASWQERRSCTSLPENEAPESPVSNGCTVSGGEDDEKSNGGDHNGSSDSTHLATPPCAPANGSPEAEC, encoded by the exons tgtctcAGATGGTGATCGAGGAGGTGAACGTCCTGCAGACTCAGCTGGAGATCGAGAAGTCATGTAGGGAGAACGCAGAGGCCCTGGCCACaaag CTGAACAGTGAGAACCGGAAGTTGAAGTATCTAAGCCTATCGTCTCGGACCAGTCTGGACGAGATGCTGCCCAGCGTCACCCTGGAGGAGGTTTCAGACGCCTCCGACACCAGCCCAGACTCATTCACCCACTACCAGCAACAGGTCAAAG AGCTTCGGGAGACAGTGAACACACTTCTGGAGGACAAGAAGGAGTCAGTCTGTCAGATCCACGACCagcagagacagatagaggagCTCACTGCACAG tcagagagagagcgggccgAGATGAAAGAGCTTCGGGAAACTATCGAGCAGCAGAGTAAAACCATCAAGAGGTTCAACAGAG TGTCCATGATGGCGACCCAGGAGTACGGGGGCCTCAGAGAccagctggagctggagcagagCCTCAGGGTGGAGGCGGAGACCTTCGCCCACGAG aTGCTGGTGAAGCAGAAGGAGGCCAACAGGCAGAGTGTGATCCTGATGCAGAATGCAGAGCCCAGCATGCAGCTGCTCAAGGCCCTGGAGGACATCGCCACGGTTACGAAGACGCTGGAGGACGAGAGGCTGCAGCATCAGCAGAAG GTGCAAGCGCTAGAGGCTGAGCTCCAGCAGAGTGCCCTGCAGGGGGAACTAGAGAGCCTGAGGAGGCAGGTGGACCtcctggacgaggagaggaAGGATGTGGAGGTTCgcctggagcaggagaagaaggaggtgcAGGGACGCCTGGAGCATGCAGAGAAGAGGagccaggagctggaggagagag TACTGGAGCTGCAGGAGGCCCAGAAGACAGACGGCTCCTCCTCTGCTACCGTGGCAACCGGCGccggggccccgcccccgccaccTGGGGTCGCCCCTCCCCcggctcccccacccccaccccctcctccccctcctccccctccaccgcccccgccccctcccccctcccgctgCAACCCCCTCAG CTCTCTGATAGCAATCATGAGGAAAGGTTCAAAAAATACCAAGGGATCTCAGAAGGCTGAAGAGACTCCGG CTGCTGCGGGCGGTGAGGACGTGAAGTCGAAGGCCGTGAACGAGATGATGGAGAGGATCAAACACGGAGTGGTGCTGCGGCCCGTCAAATCCAAGGACAGCAAG AGGGCGGCAGTAAAA CCTCCGGTGTCTGAGGAGAGTGCCCTCGGAGCCAAACCCCAGGAGAGCGCCATGGAAGAACTGATGGGCATTCTG gagacgGTGAAGAGGAGCCCCAGCCGTGGGTCCCAGGAGCAGGCGGCCGCCGCGGCACCCCCtgccccggctcctccccctctgggGAAGAAGGACAGCGAGCTGGAGGTCATCCTGAGACGCAGACGCAACCGagcaggagaaccaggag gggagaaggagggccAGATGGTGCACGTCTCCTCCTCTGACAGCCTGAACGGGCGGAGGACCAGCTCAGATTCCTCTGGGAAGGAGCCCGACAGCGCCGGGGGTCTCGGGGCCCCCGCGGACCCCGCCGGCTCGCGGGTCAGCCCTGACGGACGGGGGTCCGGGCCAGGCCCCGTGGTGCCCCGGAGAAAGAGCTCCGACACCGGGAAGGAGCCCCGAGGAGCCTCCTGGCAGGAGAGGAGGTCGTGCACCTCCTTACCCGAGAATGAGGCCCCGGAGTCGCCCGTCAGCAACGGCTGCACCGTCAg CGGAGGTGAAGATGACGAGAAGAGCAATGGAGGCGATCACAACGGCTCTAGCGACAGTACACACCTTGCCACGCCTCCTTGTGCTCCAGCCAATGGCAGCCCAGAAGCAGAGTGCTGA
- the shtn3 gene encoding shootin-1 isoform X4 — protein sequence MEHCEQNGDPQMENEQCSRLVEERDEAERQLKHIKRVSQMVIEEVNVLQTQLEIEKSCRENAEALATKLNSENRKLKYLSLSSRTSLDEMLPSVTLEEVSDASDTSPDSFTHYQQQVKELRETVNTLLEDKKESVCQIHDQQRQIEELTAQSERERAEMKELRETIEQQSKTIKRFNRVSMMATQEYGGLRDQLELEQSLRVEAETFAHEMLVKQKEANRQSVILMQNAEPSMQLLKALEDIATVTKTLEDERLQHQQKVQALEAELQQSALQGELESLRRQVDLLDEERKDVEVRLEQEKKEVQGRLEHAEKRSQELEERVLELQEAQKTDGSSSATVATGAGAPPPPPGVAPPPAPPPPPPPPPPPPPPPPPPPPSRCNPLSSLIAIMRKGSKNTKGSQKAEETPAAAGGEDVKSKAVNEMMERIKHGVVLRPVKSKDSKQPPVSEESALGAKPQESAMEELMGILETVKRSPSRGSQEQAAAAAPPAPAPPPLGKKDSELEVILRRRRNRAGEPGGEKEGQMVHVSSSDSLNGRRTSSDSSGKEPDSAGGLGAPADPAGSRVSPDGRGSGPGPVVPRRKSSDTGKEPRGASWQERRSCTSLPENEAPESPVSNGCTVSGGEDDEKSNGGDHNGSSDSTHLATPPCAPANGSPEAEC from the exons tgtctcAGATGGTGATCGAGGAGGTGAACGTCCTGCAGACTCAGCTGGAGATCGAGAAGTCATGTAGGGAGAACGCAGAGGCCCTGGCCACaaag CTGAACAGTGAGAACCGGAAGTTGAAGTATCTAAGCCTATCGTCTCGGACCAGTCTGGACGAGATGCTGCCCAGCGTCACCCTGGAGGAGGTTTCAGACGCCTCCGACACCAGCCCAGACTCATTCACCCACTACCAGCAACAGGTCAAAG AGCTTCGGGAGACAGTGAACACACTTCTGGAGGACAAGAAGGAGTCAGTCTGTCAGATCCACGACCagcagagacagatagaggagCTCACTGCACAG tcagagagagagcgggccgAGATGAAAGAGCTTCGGGAAACTATCGAGCAGCAGAGTAAAACCATCAAGAGGTTCAACAGAG TGTCCATGATGGCGACCCAGGAGTACGGGGGCCTCAGAGAccagctggagctggagcagagCCTCAGGGTGGAGGCGGAGACCTTCGCCCACGAG aTGCTGGTGAAGCAGAAGGAGGCCAACAGGCAGAGTGTGATCCTGATGCAGAATGCAGAGCCCAGCATGCAGCTGCTCAAGGCCCTGGAGGACATCGCCACGGTTACGAAGACGCTGGAGGACGAGAGGCTGCAGCATCAGCAGAAG GTGCAAGCGCTAGAGGCTGAGCTCCAGCAGAGTGCCCTGCAGGGGGAACTAGAGAGCCTGAGGAGGCAGGTGGACCtcctggacgaggagaggaAGGATGTGGAGGTTCgcctggagcaggagaagaaggaggtgcAGGGACGCCTGGAGCATGCAGAGAAGAGGagccaggagctggaggagagag TACTGGAGCTGCAGGAGGCCCAGAAGACAGACGGCTCCTCCTCTGCTACCGTGGCAACCGGCGccggggccccgcccccgccaccTGGGGTCGCCCCTCCCCcggctcccccacccccaccccctcctccccctcctccccctccaccgcccccgccccctcccccctcccgctgCAACCCCCTCAG CTCTCTGATAGCAATCATGAGGAAAGGTTCAAAAAATACCAAGGGATCTCAGAAGGCTGAAGAGACTCCGG CTGCTGCGGGCGGTGAGGACGTGAAGTCGAAGGCCGTGAACGAGATGATGGAGAGGATCAAACACGGAGTGGTGCTGCGGCCCGTCAAATCCAAGGACAGCAAG CAGCCTCCGGTGTCTGAGGAGAGTGCCCTCGGAGCCAAACCCCAGGAGAGCGCCATGGAAGAACTGATGGGCATTCTG gagacgGTGAAGAGGAGCCCCAGCCGTGGGTCCCAGGAGCAGGCGGCCGCCGCGGCACCCCCtgccccggctcctccccctctgggGAAGAAGGACAGCGAGCTGGAGGTCATCCTGAGACGCAGACGCAACCGagcaggagaaccaggag gggagaaggagggccAGATGGTGCACGTCTCCTCCTCTGACAGCCTGAACGGGCGGAGGACCAGCTCAGATTCCTCTGGGAAGGAGCCCGACAGCGCCGGGGGTCTCGGGGCCCCCGCGGACCCCGCCGGCTCGCGGGTCAGCCCTGACGGACGGGGGTCCGGGCCAGGCCCCGTGGTGCCCCGGAGAAAGAGCTCCGACACCGGGAAGGAGCCCCGAGGAGCCTCCTGGCAGGAGAGGAGGTCGTGCACCTCCTTACCCGAGAATGAGGCCCCGGAGTCGCCCGTCAGCAACGGCTGCACCGTCAg CGGAGGTGAAGATGACGAGAAGAGCAATGGAGGCGATCACAACGGCTCTAGCGACAGTACACACCTTGCCACGCCTCCTTGTGCTCCAGCCAATGGCAGCCCAGAAGCAGAGTGCTGA
- the shtn3 gene encoding shootin-1 isoform X5 has product MEHCEQNGDPQMENEQCSRLVEERDEAERQLKHIKRVSQMVIEEVNVLQTQLEIEKSCRENAEALATKLNSENRKLKYLSLSSRTSLDEMLPSVTLEEVSDASDTSPDSFTHYQQQVKELRETVNTLLEDKKESVCQIHDQQRQIEELTAQSERERAEMKELRETIEQQSKTIKRFNRVSMMATQEYGGLRDQLELEQSLRVEAETFAHEMLVKQKEANRQSVILMQNAEPSMQLLKALEDIATVTKTLEDERLQHQQKVQALEAELQQSALQGELESLRRQVDLLDEERKDVEVRLEQEKKEVQGRLEHAEKRSQELEERVLELQEAQKTDGSSSATVATGAGAPPPPPGVAPPPAPPPPPPPPPPPPPPPPPPPPSRCNPLSSLIAIMRKGSKNTKGSQKAEETPAAAGGEDVKSKAVNEMMERIKHGVVLRPVKSKDSKPPVSEESALGAKPQESAMEELMGILETVKRSPSRGSQEQAAAAAPPAPAPPPLGKKDSELEVILRRRRNRAGEPGGEKEGQMVHVSSSDSLNGRRTSSDSSGKEPDSAGGLGAPADPAGSRVSPDGRGSGPGPVVPRRKSSDTGKEPRGASWQERRSCTSLPENEAPESPVSNGCTVSGGEDDEKSNGGDHNGSSDSTHLATPPCAPANGSPEAEC; this is encoded by the exons tgtctcAGATGGTGATCGAGGAGGTGAACGTCCTGCAGACTCAGCTGGAGATCGAGAAGTCATGTAGGGAGAACGCAGAGGCCCTGGCCACaaag CTGAACAGTGAGAACCGGAAGTTGAAGTATCTAAGCCTATCGTCTCGGACCAGTCTGGACGAGATGCTGCCCAGCGTCACCCTGGAGGAGGTTTCAGACGCCTCCGACACCAGCCCAGACTCATTCACCCACTACCAGCAACAGGTCAAAG AGCTTCGGGAGACAGTGAACACACTTCTGGAGGACAAGAAGGAGTCAGTCTGTCAGATCCACGACCagcagagacagatagaggagCTCACTGCACAG tcagagagagagcgggccgAGATGAAAGAGCTTCGGGAAACTATCGAGCAGCAGAGTAAAACCATCAAGAGGTTCAACAGAG TGTCCATGATGGCGACCCAGGAGTACGGGGGCCTCAGAGAccagctggagctggagcagagCCTCAGGGTGGAGGCGGAGACCTTCGCCCACGAG aTGCTGGTGAAGCAGAAGGAGGCCAACAGGCAGAGTGTGATCCTGATGCAGAATGCAGAGCCCAGCATGCAGCTGCTCAAGGCCCTGGAGGACATCGCCACGGTTACGAAGACGCTGGAGGACGAGAGGCTGCAGCATCAGCAGAAG GTGCAAGCGCTAGAGGCTGAGCTCCAGCAGAGTGCCCTGCAGGGGGAACTAGAGAGCCTGAGGAGGCAGGTGGACCtcctggacgaggagaggaAGGATGTGGAGGTTCgcctggagcaggagaagaaggaggtgcAGGGACGCCTGGAGCATGCAGAGAAGAGGagccaggagctggaggagagag TACTGGAGCTGCAGGAGGCCCAGAAGACAGACGGCTCCTCCTCTGCTACCGTGGCAACCGGCGccggggccccgcccccgccaccTGGGGTCGCCCCTCCCCcggctcccccacccccaccccctcctccccctcctccccctccaccgcccccgccccctcccccctcccgctgCAACCCCCTCAG CTCTCTGATAGCAATCATGAGGAAAGGTTCAAAAAATACCAAGGGATCTCAGAAGGCTGAAGAGACTCCGG CTGCTGCGGGCGGTGAGGACGTGAAGTCGAAGGCCGTGAACGAGATGATGGAGAGGATCAAACACGGAGTGGTGCTGCGGCCCGTCAAATCCAAGGACAGCAAG CCTCCGGTGTCTGAGGAGAGTGCCCTCGGAGCCAAACCCCAGGAGAGCGCCATGGAAGAACTGATGGGCATTCTG gagacgGTGAAGAGGAGCCCCAGCCGTGGGTCCCAGGAGCAGGCGGCCGCCGCGGCACCCCCtgccccggctcctccccctctgggGAAGAAGGACAGCGAGCTGGAGGTCATCCTGAGACGCAGACGCAACCGagcaggagaaccaggag gggagaaggagggccAGATGGTGCACGTCTCCTCCTCTGACAGCCTGAACGGGCGGAGGACCAGCTCAGATTCCTCTGGGAAGGAGCCCGACAGCGCCGGGGGTCTCGGGGCCCCCGCGGACCCCGCCGGCTCGCGGGTCAGCCCTGACGGACGGGGGTCCGGGCCAGGCCCCGTGGTGCCCCGGAGAAAGAGCTCCGACACCGGGAAGGAGCCCCGAGGAGCCTCCTGGCAGGAGAGGAGGTCGTGCACCTCCTTACCCGAGAATGAGGCCCCGGAGTCGCCCGTCAGCAACGGCTGCACCGTCAg CGGAGGTGAAGATGACGAGAAGAGCAATGGAGGCGATCACAACGGCTCTAGCGACAGTACACACCTTGCCACGCCTCCTTGTGCTCCAGCCAATGGCAGCCCAGAAGCAGAGTGCTGA